A genome region from Geodermatophilus bullaregiensis includes the following:
- a CDS encoding aldehyde dehydrogenase family protein: protein MHDEVLARLTERLGALRVGDPLDEASDIGAVINQTQFDSITDYLEDGLANPAMQVELGGLPPTTGPLAEGFFHVPTLFSGGDNGFRLAREEIFGPVVVAIPWTDVDDVVRTANDSAYGLAAYVWSSDIDQAITTAHRLEAGWVQVNQGGGQVVGQSYGGYKQSGLGREVSLEGMIAGSTQTKQVNVRLGHEATPATTGT from the coding sequence GTGCACGACGAGGTGCTCGCCCGGCTGACGGAACGGCTGGGAGCGCTCCGGGTCGGTGATCCGCTGGACGAGGCCAGCGACATCGGCGCGGTCATCAACCAGACCCAGTTCGACTCCATCACCGACTACCTGGAGGACGGGCTGGCCAACCCGGCGATGCAGGTCGAGCTGGGCGGGCTGCCACCGACCACCGGGCCGCTCGCGGAGGGCTTCTTCCACGTGCCGACGCTGTTCTCCGGCGGCGACAACGGCTTCCGGCTCGCCCGGGAGGAGATCTTCGGCCCCGTCGTCGTCGCCATCCCGTGGACCGACGTCGACGACGTCGTCCGCACGGCCAACGACTCCGCCTACGGACTGGCGGCCTACGTCTGGAGCTCCGACATCGACCAGGCGATCACCACCGCGCACCGCCTGGAGGCCGGCTGGGTGCAGGTCAACCAGGGCGGTGGGCAGGTCGTCGGTCAGTCCTACGGCGGCTACAAGCAGAGCGGACTGGGCCGGGAGGTGTCCCTGGAGGGGATGATCGCCGGCTCCACCCAGACCAAGCAGGTCAACGTGCGCCTCGGCCACGAGGCGACCCCCGCCACGACCGGGACCTGA
- a CDS encoding DUF4389 domain-containing protein, whose protein sequence is MTDPRTPYPVRVDAALDPSLSRWLWLVKWVLLIPHVVVLFFLWVAFLAVGFVAFFAILFTGRYPRSLFDFNVGVLRWSWRVHHYGYWALGTDRYPPFTLAEVPDHPAHLDVTYPERLSRGLVLVKWLLAVPHYLVVALFVGGGLWLGTRGGDTDDAWDDAANAGVSLVGLLVLIAALVLLFTGRYPKPLYDFVMGMDRWALRVAAYTALMTDRYPPFRLDLGGTDPGSVPAGPVPPSPSGVPTPPPPTPAAAR, encoded by the coding sequence ATGACCGATCCCCGCACCCCCTATCCCGTCCGCGTCGACGCCGCGCTCGACCCGTCGCTGTCCCGCTGGCTGTGGCTGGTCAAGTGGGTGCTGCTGATCCCGCACGTCGTCGTGCTGTTCTTCCTGTGGGTGGCGTTCCTCGCCGTCGGCTTCGTCGCGTTCTTCGCGATCCTGTTCACCGGGCGCTATCCACGGTCGCTGTTCGACTTCAACGTCGGCGTCCTGCGCTGGTCCTGGCGGGTGCACCACTACGGCTACTGGGCCCTGGGCACCGACCGCTACCCGCCCTTCACCCTCGCCGAGGTCCCCGACCACCCGGCGCACCTGGACGTCACCTATCCCGAACGGCTGTCGCGGGGACTCGTCCTCGTCAAGTGGCTGCTGGCCGTCCCGCACTACCTCGTGGTGGCCCTGTTCGTCGGCGGCGGGCTGTGGCTGGGCACCCGAGGCGGCGACACGGACGACGCCTGGGACGACGCCGCGAACGCCGGCGTCTCCCTGGTCGGCCTGCTCGTGCTCATCGCCGCGCTCGTGCTGCTGTTCACCGGCCGCTACCCGAAGCCGCTCTACGACTTCGTCATGGGCATGGACCGGTGGGCGCTGCGCGTGGCGGCCTACACCGCGCTCATGACCGACCGCTACCCGCCCTTCCGGCTCGACCTGGGTGGCACCGATCCCGGCTCGGTGCCCGCCGGCCCGGTCCCGCCGTCGCCCTCCGGGGTGCCGACCCCGCCCCCGCCGACCCCGGCTGCCGCCCGGTGA
- a CDS encoding transketolase family protein, which produces MTSTAPKKRLTTSAMIASFADPGQRTTSAPFGHALNRLAEQRPEIVGLSADLAKYTDMHVFRDAHPDRFFQMGMAEQSLLGTAAGMAEVGLVPFASTYSVFATRRAYDFLCLDIAEPDLNVNVVGALPGLTTGYGPSHQATEDLAILRGCPNLTIVDPCDSVDIEQAVPALADAPGPTYLRLLRGAVPTVLDEYDYRFQLGKAAELRTGRDVVLISTGLMTMRALQAAARLEADSVDVAVLHVPTIKPLDTEAVLRAARTDRLVVTLENHTVIGGLAEAVAATVAYAGVGTRVVPIALPDEFLAAGALPTLHDRYGLSTDAVVARVRAELGGAAGHRPPAVWPADPAPATA; this is translated from the coding sequence ATGACCAGCACCGCGCCGAAGAAGCGGCTCACCACGTCGGCGATGATCGCCTCGTTCGCCGACCCCGGTCAGCGCACCACCAGCGCGCCGTTCGGGCACGCGCTCAACCGGCTGGCCGAGCAGCGCCCGGAGATCGTCGGGCTGTCGGCGGACCTCGCCAAGTACACCGACATGCACGTGTTCCGCGACGCCCACCCGGACCGCTTCTTCCAGATGGGCATGGCCGAGCAGTCGCTGCTCGGGACGGCGGCCGGGATGGCCGAGGTCGGGCTGGTGCCCTTCGCCTCCACCTACTCGGTGTTCGCCACCCGGCGGGCCTACGACTTCCTGTGCCTGGACATCGCCGAGCCGGACCTCAACGTCAACGTCGTCGGCGCGCTGCCCGGTCTCACCACCGGGTACGGGCCCAGCCACCAGGCCACCGAGGACCTGGCGATCCTCCGCGGCTGCCCGAACCTGACCATCGTCGACCCGTGCGACTCCGTCGACATCGAGCAGGCCGTGCCAGCCCTGGCCGACGCACCCGGCCCCACCTACCTCCGCCTGCTGCGGGGCGCGGTGCCCACCGTGCTCGACGAGTACGACTACCGGTTCCAGCTGGGCAAGGCCGCCGAGCTGCGCACCGGCCGGGACGTCGTCCTCATCTCCACCGGGCTGATGACCATGCGGGCGCTGCAGGCCGCCGCCCGGCTGGAGGCCGACTCCGTGGACGTCGCGGTGCTGCACGTGCCCACGATCAAGCCGCTGGACACCGAGGCGGTCCTGCGGGCCGCCCGCACCGACCGGCTCGTGGTCACGCTGGAGAACCACACGGTGATCGGCGGGCTGGCCGAGGCCGTCGCCGCCACGGTGGCCTACGCCGGGGTCGGGACCCGGGTGGTGCCCATCGCGCTGCCCGACGAGTTCCTCGCCGCCGGCGCCCTGCCCACCCTGCACGACCGCTACGGCCTGTCGACCGACGCCGTCGTCGCCCGGGTCCGCGCCGAGCTCGGCGGCGCCGCCGGGCACCGACCGCCCGCGGTCTGGCCCGCCGACCCCGCCCCTGCAACCGCCTGA
- a CDS encoding SDR family NAD(P)-dependent oxidoreductase, whose amino-acid sequence MSVSDKTAVVTGAGSRRGIGRATAHTLAAAGWNVAILDLDEASAKDAAHEIAERHGVQAVGIGCDVTDEASVEAALTVLDGALPPVGALVNNAGITSPTPFLEVSGEEWDRIFAVNVRGAYNITRRVAPGMVERGFGRIVFLASVSAERGGGVFGGVAYSAAKAAQLGFTRALARELGPNGVTVNAVAPGLIDTDITGGALEGERKTQLVAGIPVGRNGNVNDVADLITYLCREETGYVTGATYDVNGGSHIH is encoded by the coding sequence GTGTCCGTCTCCGACAAGACCGCCGTCGTCACCGGCGCCGGCTCCAGGCGCGGCATCGGCCGCGCCACCGCCCACACCCTCGCCGCCGCCGGCTGGAACGTCGCCATCCTCGACCTGGACGAGGCCAGCGCCAAGGACGCCGCCCACGAGATCGCCGAACGGCACGGCGTGCAGGCCGTCGGCATCGGCTGCGACGTCACCGACGAGGCCTCCGTGGAGGCCGCGCTGACCGTCCTGGACGGCGCGCTGCCCCCGGTCGGCGCCCTGGTCAACAACGCCGGCATCACCTCGCCGACCCCCTTCCTCGAGGTCAGCGGCGAGGAGTGGGACCGCATCTTCGCCGTCAACGTGCGCGGGGCGTACAACATCACCCGTCGGGTCGCCCCCGGCATGGTCGAGCGCGGCTTCGGTCGCATCGTCTTCCTGGCGTCGGTCTCGGCCGAGCGCGGCGGCGGCGTCTTCGGCGGTGTCGCCTACTCCGCGGCCAAGGCCGCCCAGCTGGGCTTCACCCGGGCCCTGGCCCGCGAACTGGGGCCGAACGGCGTGACGGTCAACGCCGTCGCCCCCGGGCTGATCGACACCGACATCACCGGCGGGGCGCTGGAGGGCGAGCGCAAGACGCAGCTCGTCGCCGGCATCCCCGTGGGCCGCAACGGCAACGTCAACGACGTCGCCGACCTGATCACCTATCTCTGCCGGGAGGAGACCGGCTACGTCACCGGCGCGACCTACGACGTCAACGGCGGCTCGCACATCCACTGA
- a CDS encoding transketolase has product MTSLTTPRTAASTDDRTERIERIRQAAYRIRRNALDMGEVQGQGYIGQALGVADVLAVVYTDQLRFRPEDPHWPDRDRFLLSIGHYAIALYAALAEAGTIPTAELETYGSDDSRLPMSAMASYTPGVEISGGSLGHGLPVATGMALGLRHQGNGARVYDLLSDGELDEGSTWEAALACAHHGLDNVTAIVDVNALQADGPTAGVLRTEPVTDKWRAFGWHALRVDGNDVAALVEALDELRAHRGSPGVLICDTRIGRGVPLLEGREKAHFMRVEEHEWQLARTQLEEGLTR; this is encoded by the coding sequence ATGACCTCACTGACCACACCGCGGACAGCGGCGTCGACCGACGACCGGACGGAGCGGATCGAGCGGATCCGTCAGGCCGCCTACCGCATCCGGCGCAACGCCCTCGACATGGGCGAGGTGCAGGGGCAGGGCTACATCGGGCAGGCGCTCGGCGTCGCCGACGTCCTGGCCGTCGTCTACACCGACCAGCTCCGGTTCCGACCGGAGGACCCGCACTGGCCCGACCGCGACCGCTTCCTGCTCTCCATCGGCCACTACGCCATCGCCCTGTACGCGGCGCTGGCCGAGGCCGGGACCATCCCGACGGCGGAGCTGGAGACCTACGGCTCGGATGACTCCCGGCTGCCGATGTCGGCCATGGCCTCCTACACCCCGGGCGTGGAGATCTCCGGCGGCTCGCTCGGCCACGGGCTCCCCGTGGCCACCGGGATGGCGCTCGGGCTGCGCCACCAGGGCAACGGGGCTCGTGTCTACGACCTACTCTCCGACGGGGAGCTGGACGAGGGCTCGACCTGGGAGGCGGCACTGGCCTGCGCCCACCACGGCCTGGACAACGTGACCGCGATCGTCGACGTCAACGCGCTGCAGGCCGACGGCCCCACCGCCGGGGTGTTGCGCACCGAGCCGGTCACCGACAAGTGGCGGGCCTTCGGCTGGCACGCCCTGCGCGTCGACGGCAACGACGTCGCCGCGCTCGTCGAGGCCCTCGACGAACTGCGCGCGCACCGCGGCTCGCCCGGGGTGCTGATCTGCGACACCCGGATCGGCCGCGGGGTGCCGCTGCTCGAGGGTCGCGAGAAGGCCCACTTCATGCGGGTCGAGGAGCACGAGTGGCAGCTCGCCCGCACCCAGCTCGAGGAAGGACTGACCCGATGA
- a CDS encoding NAD-dependent epimerase/dehydratase family protein — protein MSTTPRHVVFGTGAVGLAVLDALRRRGETARLVNRSGSARVPDDVEVVAGDARDPAFTTEVARGAAVVYQALNPPYAEWTAQFPLLQAGVLAAAEATGARLVSTENVYPYGRPAGRVLTEDLPDGAHTRKGRLRARMARELLAAHDAGRVEVAIGRASDYFGPRGGAQSNLGDRVFPAALAGRTATVLGDPDQPHTYTYVPDIGEGLVVLGEHPDAPGRVWHLPNDPDTRTTRQLVDVVYRQAGRPRGRLRRLPPVLLRALGLVNPTMRELVEMQYQFAEPFVVDSSTTTGKLGVTATPVEQALTDTLQEYRDG, from the coding sequence ATGAGCACCACTCCGCGGCACGTCGTCTTCGGTACCGGCGCCGTCGGCCTGGCCGTCCTCGACGCGCTGCGCCGCCGCGGCGAGACCGCCCGGCTGGTCAACCGCTCCGGCTCCGCCCGCGTCCCCGACGACGTCGAGGTCGTCGCCGGGGACGCCCGGGACCCGGCCTTCACCACCGAGGTCGCCCGCGGCGCCGCGGTCGTCTACCAGGCCCTCAACCCGCCCTACGCCGAGTGGACCGCACAGTTCCCGCTGCTGCAGGCCGGGGTGCTGGCCGCCGCCGAGGCCACCGGGGCCCGGCTGGTCAGCACGGAGAATGTCTACCCGTACGGCCGCCCGGCCGGACGGGTGCTCACCGAGGACCTGCCCGACGGCGCGCACACCCGGAAGGGACGGCTGCGCGCCCGGATGGCCCGTGAGCTGCTCGCCGCCCACGACGCCGGCCGGGTCGAGGTCGCCATCGGCCGCGCGTCGGACTACTTCGGCCCCCGCGGCGGCGCCCAGTCCAACCTGGGCGACCGCGTCTTCCCCGCGGCTCTGGCCGGCAGGACCGCGACCGTGCTCGGCGACCCCGACCAGCCGCACACCTACACCTACGTCCCCGACATCGGCGAGGGTCTCGTCGTCCTGGGCGAGCACCCCGACGCGCCGGGACGGGTGTGGCACCTGCCCAACGACCCCGACACCCGCACCACCCGGCAGCTGGTCGACGTCGTCTACCGGCAGGCCGGCCGGCCCCGCGGCAGGCTCCGCCGCCTGCCGCCGGTGCTGCTGCGTGCCCTCGGCCTCGTCAACCCCACGATGCGCGAGCTCGTGGAGATGCAGTACCAGTTCGCCGAACCGTTCGTCGTCGACAGCAGCACGACCACCGGCAAGCTCGGCGTCACGGCGACGCCGGTCGAGCAGGCCCTCACCGACACGCTGCAGGAGTACCGCGATGGCTGA
- a CDS encoding TetR/AcrR family transcriptional regulator, whose translation MSVPAERRRPGPRRALTEDEILDAALSLLDDGGADAASVRGIAARVGVAPNAVYTYFPDKAAVVKALVERLLGEVDHDVFADRSRPWRERVEALALDLRAHLSAHPGAVGLMIGGPMDGPHALRLNERLLELLADAGLDRTGAARAAYLLIVYVFGSIALEVAAQHEPGPLPPESDRIDARTQAFAATPADRFPRSAAAAATMAGYISTEQYLWGLRRVLDGITAGVTDVPEDLDGGRGAVRTVGPFPEVGADGSGRSVDVLDDAAS comes from the coding sequence ATGTCCGTCCCAGCCGAACGTCGCCGGCCCGGTCCGCGCCGGGCCCTCACCGAGGACGAGATCCTCGACGCGGCGCTGAGCCTGCTGGACGACGGCGGCGCCGACGCGGCGTCCGTCCGGGGCATCGCCGCGCGGGTCGGGGTCGCCCCGAACGCGGTCTACACCTACTTCCCGGACAAGGCCGCCGTCGTCAAGGCACTCGTGGAGCGGCTGCTCGGCGAGGTCGACCACGACGTCTTCGCCGACCGCAGCCGCCCCTGGCGCGAACGCGTGGAGGCCCTCGCGCTCGACCTGCGGGCCCACCTGTCGGCCCACCCCGGCGCGGTCGGCCTCATGATCGGCGGGCCCATGGACGGACCGCACGCGCTCAGGCTGAACGAACGGCTCCTCGAGCTGCTCGCCGATGCCGGGCTCGACCGCACCGGAGCCGCGCGGGCCGCCTACCTGCTGATCGTCTACGTCTTCGGTTCCATCGCCCTGGAGGTCGCCGCCCAGCACGAACCGGGACCCCTTCCACCGGAGTCCGACCGGATCGACGCGCGCACCCAGGCCTTCGCCGCGACGCCGGCCGACCGGTTCCCGCGGAGCGCGGCGGCGGCGGCGACCATGGCCGGCTACATCTCGACCGAGCAGTACCTGTGGGGTCTGCGGCGGGTCCTGGACGGGATCACCGCGGGGGTGACGGACGTGCCGGAGGACCTCGACGGCGGACGCGGTGCCGTCAGGACGGTCGGTCCGTTCCCCGAGGTGGGTGCGGACGGGAGCGGCCGCAGCGTCGACGTCCTGGACGACGCGGCGAGCTGA
- a CDS encoding DUF4386 domain-containing protein, which translates to MTGVHQADGPRRTTGGLLVVGALAFAGAATALSSTFDWPDVLREPAGVVLPAFVAGGPSLVWTWFATAWTYAVLLVPILLLPAALGRRSDPVLRVATHVGAVSVLLSLIGFLRWVFVVPPLADSYVAGDATTRAAVEAAWTAQHQFGGALLGEHLGQLLAVAWSVAVSVTILRSRVLPRWLGAAGLVASALYLTNQGDVLATAVPGLPVWDLGGLLGSSAWGLWVAALGVLILLRPTGADRTTRGGGVDTDSIAPSPRLPAGAGVRS; encoded by the coding sequence ATGACAGGTGTGCACCAGGCCGACGGCCCCCGCCGCACCACCGGAGGGCTCCTCGTGGTGGGCGCCCTGGCGTTCGCCGGGGCGGCGACGGCGCTGTCGTCGACGTTCGACTGGCCCGACGTCCTGCGGGAGCCGGCCGGCGTGGTGCTGCCGGCCTTCGTCGCGGGCGGCCCGAGCCTGGTGTGGACCTGGTTCGCCACCGCCTGGACGTACGCGGTCCTGCTCGTCCCGATCCTGCTGCTCCCCGCGGCCCTCGGACGGCGCAGCGACCCGGTGCTGCGGGTGGCCACCCACGTCGGCGCCGTCTCGGTGCTGCTCTCGCTGATCGGGTTCCTCCGCTGGGTGTTCGTCGTCCCGCCACTGGCCGACTCCTACGTCGCCGGCGACGCCACCACCCGGGCCGCGGTGGAGGCGGCCTGGACCGCGCAGCACCAGTTCGGCGGCGCACTGCTCGGTGAGCACCTGGGCCAGCTGCTCGCCGTCGCCTGGTCCGTCGCGGTCAGCGTGACCATCCTGCGCAGCCGGGTGCTGCCCCGCTGGCTCGGGGCCGCCGGGCTCGTCGCGAGCGCGCTGTACCTGACCAACCAGGGCGACGTCCTCGCCACCGCCGTCCCCGGCCTCCCGGTGTGGGACCTGGGCGGCCTCCTCGGCAGCAGCGCGTGGGGACTGTGGGTCGCCGCCCTGGGCGTGCTGATCCTGCTGCGGCCGACCGGCGCCGACCGCACCACTCGCGGAGGCGGCGTGGACACCGACTCCATCGCCCCGTCCCCCCGTCTGCCGGCCGGTGCCGGCGTCAGGAGCTGA
- a CDS encoding MFS transporter, producing MTERHPPVRDPHLEEVAAWHPIEGTPTKKKVAIGCSVGATIETYDFIGFGIAAALYFNTAFFPANDPLSGTLLSFATLGIGFAVRPLGGIIGGYLGDRIGRKPVLVGSLLLMGIATVLIGCLPTYQQVGVWAGVLLVVVRVVQGLAFGAEWGGAILMCFEHAPWRKKGLYTGITQAGFPVGLLLANLAFLASVPLGGSWAWRVPFLLSAVLIVVGIVIRLKVEESPEFEELKEEGELSKNPLLEVLRDDWRIILRAFCLRITETAGYAVSVTFMLSYVATEELADRSVTLTATMIAAGIGIFATTYWGALTDRVGRRPVYLLGTALHLLWGIPLFLVVNTGAAVAIVVAFVVSYALLQNMLAGVQGAWFSELFATKTRTTGASLAYQMSAVVSGFTPLITTALYAGYGWIGPALLFSGYGLLGLLAALATRETWGRAERAEVAALERTLRATSAVPTPRTGSPERRPTADSTTD from the coding sequence GTGACCGAGCGGCACCCACCCGTCCGCGACCCGCACCTCGAGGAGGTCGCCGCCTGGCACCCGATCGAGGGCACCCCGACCAAGAAGAAGGTCGCCATCGGGTGCTCCGTCGGGGCGACGATCGAGACCTACGACTTCATCGGTTTCGGCATCGCGGCGGCGCTGTACTTCAACACCGCCTTCTTCCCCGCGAACGACCCGCTGTCGGGCACGCTGCTGTCCTTCGCCACGCTGGGCATCGGCTTCGCGGTGCGCCCGCTCGGCGGGATCATCGGCGGCTACCTCGGCGACCGGATCGGCCGCAAGCCGGTCCTCGTCGGCTCCCTGCTGCTCATGGGCATCGCGACGGTGCTCATCGGCTGCCTGCCCACCTACCAGCAGGTCGGCGTCTGGGCCGGGGTCCTGCTGGTGGTCGTGCGGGTCGTGCAGGGGCTCGCGTTCGGCGCGGAGTGGGGCGGCGCGATCCTCATGTGCTTCGAGCACGCCCCCTGGCGGAAGAAGGGCCTCTACACCGGCATCACGCAGGCCGGCTTCCCGGTGGGGCTGCTGCTGGCCAACCTGGCGTTCCTGGCCAGCGTCCCGCTGGGCGGCTCGTGGGCGTGGCGGGTGCCGTTCCTGCTCAGCGCCGTCCTGATCGTCGTGGGCATCGTGATCCGGCTCAAGGTCGAGGAGTCGCCCGAGTTCGAGGAGCTCAAGGAGGAGGGCGAGCTCTCGAAGAACCCGCTGCTCGAGGTGCTGCGCGACGACTGGCGCATCATCCTGCGCGCCTTCTGCCTGCGGATCACCGAGACGGCCGGCTACGCGGTGTCGGTCACGTTCATGCTGTCCTACGTCGCCACCGAGGAGCTGGCCGACCGGTCGGTCACCCTCACCGCGACGATGATCGCGGCCGGGATCGGCATCTTCGCCACCACGTACTGGGGCGCGCTCACCGACCGCGTCGGGCGGCGCCCGGTGTACCTGCTGGGCACCGCGCTGCACCTGCTGTGGGGCATCCCGCTGTTCCTCGTGGTCAACACCGGCGCCGCGGTGGCGATCGTCGTCGCGTTCGTCGTCAGCTACGCGCTCCTGCAGAACATGCTGGCCGGGGTGCAGGGCGCCTGGTTCTCGGAGCTGTTCGCCACCAAGACCCGCACCACCGGCGCGTCCCTGGCCTACCAGATGTCGGCCGTCGTGTCCGGGTTCACCCCGCTCATCACCACGGCGCTCTACGCCGGCTACGGCTGGATCGGCCCGGCGCTGCTGTTCAGCGGCTACGGCCTGCTGGGCCTGCTCGCCGCACTGGCGACCCGCGAGACCTGGGGTCGGGCCGAGCGCGCGGAGGTGGCCGCCCTGGAGCGCACCCTCCGGGCGACCTCCGCCGTCCCCACCCCCCGTACCGGTTCGCCCGAGCGCCGGCCGACGGCCGACTCGACGACCGACTGA
- a CDS encoding NAD(P)-dependent alcohol dehydrogenase, translated as MTAVVQDRYGPAPEGLLRIGRIAVPPIGDAEVLVRVHAASVDRGTWHVMAGLPYPVRLAGFGLRRPKYLNPGRSLAGTVEAVGPGVTGFAPGDQVYGTCNGSFAEYVTVAVDRLAAKPANLTHEQAAAVPISGVTALQGLRDRGRVRTGQKVLIVGASGGVGTFAVQLAKAFGAEVTGVCSTSKVDLVRSLGADHVIDHTTGDVADGQRFDVVLDTGGHRSLRRLRRTLTRRGTLVIVGSETGGRWLGGFDRTIRAMLLSPLVRQRLAPLASSENAADLVVLTGLVESGRVTPVIDRTYPLEEATAAIRHLLDGRARGKLVVSVSPGRTQTPATGSTP; from the coding sequence ATGACCGCGGTCGTGCAGGACCGCTACGGCCCGGCACCCGAGGGCCTCCTCCGGATCGGCCGGATCGCGGTGCCTCCCATCGGCGACGCCGAGGTGCTCGTCCGGGTGCACGCGGCCAGCGTCGACCGGGGCACCTGGCACGTCATGGCCGGCCTGCCCTACCCCGTCCGGCTCGCCGGCTTCGGCCTCCGCAGGCCGAAGTACCTCAACCCCGGCCGGAGCCTCGCCGGAACCGTCGAGGCCGTCGGCCCCGGCGTGACCGGCTTCGCGCCGGGTGACCAGGTCTACGGCACGTGCAACGGCTCGTTCGCCGAGTACGTGACCGTCGCAGTCGACCGACTGGCCGCGAAGCCGGCCAACCTGACCCACGAGCAGGCGGCCGCTGTCCCCATCTCCGGCGTCACCGCCCTGCAGGGCCTCCGTGACCGGGGCCGCGTCCGGACGGGGCAGAAGGTGCTGATCGTCGGCGCCTCCGGCGGCGTCGGCACGTTCGCCGTGCAGCTCGCCAAGGCGTTCGGCGCGGAGGTCACCGGTGTGTGCAGCACCAGCAAGGTGGACCTGGTCCGCTCGCTCGGCGCCGACCACGTCATCGACCACACGACCGGCGACGTCGCCGACGGTCAGCGCTTCGACGTCGTCCTCGACACCGGCGGTCATCGCTCCCTGAGACGGCTGCGCCGCACGCTCACCCGCCGGGGCACGCTGGTCATCGTCGGCTCGGAGACCGGTGGCCGCTGGCTCGGCGGGTTCGACCGGACCATCCGCGCCATGCTGCTGTCGCCGCTCGTCCGCCAGCGCCTGGCTCCGCTCGCCAGCTCGGAGAACGCCGCCGACCTGGTCGTCCTGACCGGGCTCGTCGAGTCCGGCCGGGTCACCCCGGTCATCGACCGGACCTATCCGCTCGAGGAAGCGACCGCCGCCATCCGCCACCTGCTGGACGGGAGGGCCCGAGGCAAGCTCGTCGTCTCCGTCTCCCCCGGCCGGACGCAGACACCAGCCACAGGGAGCACGCCATGA
- a CDS encoding patatin-like phospholipase family protein has product MASPGLPAGRGGTAFVLGGGGVLGAAEVGMLQALFEHGVRPDLVVGTSVGAINGALVAADPAPGAVDRLRGVWEEMASQRIFAGSVVGRLGTLVRTRTHIHPREPLRDLLEVSLPVRTFAGLQVPFQCVAASIERAAERWFTHGDLVEAVLASCAVPGLLPAVEIDGEHFLDGGLVHSIPVGRAVALGADTIYVLHVGRIDRPLRPPTRPWEVATVAFEIARRHRFAADMAELPPGVTVHVLPAGDPDPPGAANLRYRDFSAVPGRIDRAYVAARDHLDRITASGDGRA; this is encoded by the coding sequence ATGGCGTCGCCAGGGCTGCCGGCCGGTCGGGGCGGGACGGCGTTCGTCCTCGGCGGCGGGGGAGTGCTCGGCGCGGCCGAGGTCGGGATGCTGCAGGCGCTGTTCGAGCACGGTGTCCGGCCCGACCTGGTCGTGGGCACGTCGGTGGGCGCGATCAACGGCGCGCTCGTCGCCGCCGACCCGGCGCCGGGCGCGGTGGACCGGCTGCGCGGCGTGTGGGAGGAGATGGCCTCCCAGCGGATCTTCGCCGGGTCCGTGGTGGGCCGCCTGGGCACCCTGGTGCGGACCCGCACGCACATCCACCCGCGCGAGCCGCTGCGGGACCTGCTCGAGGTCTCCCTGCCGGTGCGGACCTTCGCCGGGCTGCAGGTCCCGTTCCAGTGCGTCGCGGCCAGCATCGAGCGGGCCGCCGAGCGCTGGTTCACCCACGGGGACCTGGTCGAGGCGGTGCTCGCCTCCTGCGCCGTCCCCGGGCTGCTGCCGGCGGTGGAGATCGACGGCGAGCACTTCCTCGACGGGGGGCTGGTGCACAGCATCCCGGTCGGCCGGGCGGTCGCGCTCGGCGCCGACACGATCTACGTGCTGCACGTCGGGCGGATCGACCGTCCGCTGCGGCCACCGACCCGGCCGTGGGAGGTGGCGACGGTCGCCTTCGAGATCGCCCGCCGGCACCGGTTCGCCGCGGACATGGCCGAGCTGCCACCCGGGGTCACGGTGCACGTGCTGCCCGCCGGGGACCCGGACCCGCCGGGGGCCGCCAACCTGCGCTACCGCGACTTCTCCGCCGTGCCCGGCCGGATCGACCGGGCGTACGTCGCGGCCCGCGACCACCTGGACCGGATCACCGCATCCGGGGACGGGAGAGCCTGA
- a CDS encoding GntR family transcriptional regulator: MSVESLSALDRSTLRERSLEALRSAILTGRYRPGDHLGEVELAGSLGVSRGTVREALRHLQQEGLVTAGTRGMLRVNSLTSAEVHELFRVRAALEGLAVREVIASPRREAAADTLRSAVERLSDEDEPAARMEADLAFHLLLCRLSGNSMLVEAWQRLEGRMRVAILNGASWQAPMMARDRHVPIVEAIERGDVDAAVQVVDEHMTAAAQHFAEATASA; this comes from the coding sequence GTGAGCGTGGAGTCACTGTCGGCCCTGGACCGCAGCACGCTGCGGGAGCGCTCCCTGGAGGCGCTCCGCTCGGCGATCCTCACCGGCCGGTACCGGCCGGGGGACCACCTCGGCGAGGTGGAGCTGGCGGGCTCGCTGGGGGTGAGCCGCGGCACCGTGCGCGAGGCCCTGCGGCACCTGCAGCAGGAGGGGCTGGTCACCGCCGGCACCCGGGGCATGCTGCGGGTCAACAGCCTGACCTCCGCCGAGGTGCACGAGCTGTTCCGGGTCCGCGCCGCCCTGGAGGGCCTGGCCGTGCGCGAGGTCATCGCCTCACCTCGCCGGGAGGCCGCGGCGGACACCCTGCGGTCGGCCGTGGAACGGCTCTCCGACGAGGACGAGCCCGCCGCGCGGATGGAGGCCGACCTGGCCTTCCACCTGCTGCTGTGCCGGCTGTCGGGCAACTCGATGCTGGTCGAGGCCTGGCAGCGACTGGAGGGCCGGATGCGCGTCGCCATCCTCAACGGCGCGAGCTGGCAGGCGCCGATGATGGCCCGCGACCGGCACGTCCCGATCGTCGAGGCCATCGAGCGCGGGGACGTCGACGCGGCCGTGCAGGTCGTCGACGAGCACATGACCGCTGCCGCGCAGCACTTCGCCGAGGCGACCGCCTCCGCCTGA